The following coding sequences lie in one Arachis ipaensis cultivar K30076 chromosome B03, Araip1.1, whole genome shotgun sequence genomic window:
- the LOC107634319 gene encoding protein trichome birefringence-like 31: MQSLKSLFDRKIQTLFPLILYSVLLLGTSRLVLDSLRSENSYAFRVYGRPPRGQGGRNKLPMAVLPEDRIGEDCNVFEGKWVWDNVSYPLYEEESCPYLVKQTTCQRNGRPDSLYKNWRWQPHGCNIPRFDPLTLLNMLRNKRMMFIGDSLQRGQFESMVCLVQSVIPKGKKSLQRIPPMKIFKAEEFNASIEYYWAPFIVESISDHATNHTVHKRMVRLDSIANHGKHWQGVDILVFESYVWWMHNPLINASYGSPDSVKEYNVTTAYSLALETWSSWLESNIKQETQKVFFMSMSPTHLWSWEWRPGTDENCFNESYPIQGGPYWGSGSNLEIMKIVHDALQKLQINVILLNITQLSEYRKDAHTSLYGERRGKLLTKEQRANPKSFADCIHWCLPGVPDAWNQILYSYLLKDYQNFS; this comes from the exons ATGCAATCTTTGAAGTCATTGTTTGATCGCAAGATCCAAACTCTATTTCCGCTTATATTGTACTCTGTCCTGCTCCTTGGAACTTCGAGGCTAGTCCTCGACAGTTTAAGGAGCGAGAACAGCTACGCTTTCAGGGTGTATGGAAGGCCGCCACGGGGACAGGGTGGAAGGAACAAATTGCCGATGGCGGTGTTGCCGGAGGACCGAATCGGAGAAGATTGCAATGTGTTTGAAGGGAAGTGGGTTTGGGATAATGTGTCTTACCCTCTTTATGAGGAAGAGAGTTGCCCTTACTTGGTAAAGCAGACCACTTGCCAGAGGAATGGAAGGCCTGATTCTTTGTACAAGAATTGGAGGTGGCAGCCTCATGGATGCAACATCCCAAG ATTTGACCCTCTGACGTTGTTGAACATGTTgaggaacaagagaatgatgttTATTGGGGACTCGTTACAGAGAGGCCAGTTTGAGAGCATGGTCTGTTTGGTACAGTCTGTAATTCCCAAAGGAAAGAAATCCCTCCAAAGAATTCCACCTATGAAGATCTTCAAGGCAGAG GAGTTCAATGCATCAATTGAATACTACTGGGCTCCGTTCATTGTGGAATCAATTTCAGATCATGCAACAAATCATACTGTACATAAACGTATGGTAAGGCTAGATTCAATTGCTAACCATGGAAAACATTGGCAAGGAGTGGACATATTGGTGTTTGAGAGTTATGTTTGGTGGATGCACAACCCTCTCATCAATGCTTC ttatgGATCCCCAGACAGCGTAAAAGAGTATAATGTGACAACAGCATACAGTTTGGCTTTGGAAACTTGGTCTAGCTGGTTGGAATCGAACATCAAACAAGAGACTCAAAAAGTCTTCTTTATGAGCATGTCTCCCACACATCTTTG GAGCTGGGAATGGAGGCCTGGAACAGACGAAAACTGCTTCAACGAATCATATCCAATCCAGGGTGGTCCATATTGGGGCAGCGGCTCAAATCTGGAGATCATGAAGATAGTACATGATGCACTTCAAAAGCTGCAAATCAATGTGATCTTGTTGAACATCACCCAGTTATCAGAGTACAGAAAAGATGCTCATACATCGCTTTATGGCGAACGCAGGGGCAAGCTCTTGACAAAAGAACAGAGAGCCAACCCAAAATCTTTTGCTGATTGCATTCATTGGTGCTTACCTGGAGTCCCTGATGCATGGAATCAGATCCTATATTCATATCTATTGAAGGATTATCAAAACTTTTCTTAA